The proteins below come from a single Miscanthus floridulus cultivar M001 chromosome 1, ASM1932011v1, whole genome shotgun sequence genomic window:
- the LOC136461176 gene encoding uncharacterized protein, whose protein sequence is MHGCSGHVVAAESTTTTTTEKKGGVIMRVHVAVVCSAVGFLGFVILILGVAGEAATAQAYVWGPYDDGSDGKCQYRSTPALACGIVAALLAITAQVVVTATSLCCGCCRTWEVPTETRRIVGIVLSAVSWITVLLVVALFIAGAALNVDQERQPDADGHCYRAPGSSLFVAATVLTVAATGMQIASYILLQVTTTPTSSTKPPMATQQPELAMGQPVVEPEPQQTAEEVVAVAVSGQKPSPPSAPVPSQATEPASQV, encoded by the exons ATGCATGGATGTA GTGGGCACGTAGTAGCAGCTgagtcgacgacgacgacgacgacggagaAGAAAGGCGGCGTCATCATGCGGGTGCACGTCGCGGTGGTGTGCTCTGCAGTGGGCTTCCTCGGCttcgtcatcctcatcctcggagTCGCCGGGGAGGCCGCCACTGCGCAGGCCTACGTCTGGGGGCCTTATGACGATGGCAGCGACGGAAAGTGTCAGTACCGCAGCACGCCGGCGCTGGCCTGTGGCATCGTCGCGGCGCTGCTGGCGATCACGGCTCAGGTCGTGGTCACCGCCACCAGCCTCTGCTGCGGGTGCTGCCGGACATGGGAGGTACCAACGGAGACAAGGCGCATCGTCGGCATCGTCCTCTCCGCCGTCTCATG GATAACTGTGCTTCTAGTGGTGGCACTGTTTATCGCGGGCGCTGCGCTTAACGTGGACCAAGAGAGACAACCCGACGCCGACGGCCATTGCTACCGCGCCCCAGGTAGCTCACTGTTCGTGGCAGCGACAGTCCTGACTGTCGCCGCCACAGGCATGCAGATCGCGTCCTACATCCTGCTCCAAGTGACGACGACGCCCACAAGCTCCACCAAGCCCCCGATGGCAACGCAGCAGCCGGAGTTGGCCATGGGGCAGCCGGTGGTGGAGCCTGAACCGCAGCAAACTGCAGAGGAGGTGGTTGCGGTCGCAGTCAGTGGCCAGAAGCCGTCGCCGCCTTCGGCTCCTGTACCGTCTCAAGCCACAGAACCTGCATCCCAAGTTTGA